In Hallerella succinigenes, the following are encoded in one genomic region:
- a CDS encoding AAA family ATPase → MNNKSKLTQIAISGFKSFGSDELSLNLDLKDVNIIIGTNGAGKSSFISFFEMLNHMSTEALQLYIGKNGGADNILHFGSKKTPIIQSSLTFENPNFKDVYQFKLAKSVKDALIFLEEKIKVNDKEFELDGGQKESLLYADDQKYAGANALKAILSQCRTYQFHDTSDQSHIRNSASIANNRYLFADGGNLPAFLYRIQQKYPKYFERITSRIRYAVPQFGKFDLFPDPLNMSSIKLNWKSEIDNDYLFGPDHLSDGSIRFIALATLFLQPPELLPNIILIDEPELGLHPQVIDLLASMIKECSQYAQIVVATQSPRLLDSFTPDQVIVAETNSASGSSIFKRLNEQDLDEWLENYSLSEIWEKNIIGGQP, encoded by the coding sequence ATGAACAATAAATCTAAGTTAACACAAATAGCAATTTCTGGATTCAAGTCGTTTGGTTCAGATGAGCTTTCGTTGAATTTGGACCTAAAGGATGTTAACATCATTATTGGTACAAATGGAGCTGGTAAGAGCAGTTTCATATCCTTTTTTGAAATGTTGAACCATATGTCAACCGAAGCACTGCAATTATATATTGGGAAAAATGGCGGGGCAGACAACATTCTTCATTTTGGATCAAAAAAAACGCCAATTATCCAATCATCCTTGACATTTGAAAATCCTAATTTTAAAGATGTATATCAATTTAAATTAGCAAAATCCGTAAAAGATGCTTTGATTTTTTTAGAAGAAAAAATCAAAGTCAATGACAAAGAATTTGAGCTGGATGGAGGTCAGAAAGAAAGCCTTCTATATGCAGATGACCAAAAATACGCAGGCGCCAACGCTCTAAAGGCAATTCTGTCACAATGCCGGACATATCAATTTCATGACACATCGGACCAATCTCATATCAGAAATTCGGCAAGCATAGCCAATAATCGATATTTATTTGCTGATGGCGGAAACCTACCTGCATTTTTATACAGAATCCAACAAAAATACCCTAAGTACTTTGAACGTATTACAAGTAGAATCCGATACGCTGTCCCTCAATTTGGAAAATTCGATTTATTTCCAGATCCGTTAAATATGTCATCCATAAAGCTCAATTGGAAATCTGAAATCGACAACGATTATTTGTTTGGACCAGATCACCTATCGGACGGCTCCATTCGTTTTATAGCCCTCGCAACACTTTTTTTGCAGCCGCCGGAACTCTTGCCTAACATCATCCTTATTGACGAACCCGAGCTAGGTTTGCACCCACAAGTTATTGATTTGCTTGCCTCTATGATAAAAGAGTGCTCTCAATACGCCCAAATTGTGGTAGCAACACAGTCTCCCCGACTTTTGGATAGCTTTACGCCCGATCAAGTAATTGTGGCCGAGACAAACTCTGCCTCAGGATCCTCGATTTTCAAAAGATTGAATGAACAAGATTTGGATGAGTGGTTGGAAAATTACAGTCTTTCCGAAATATGGGAAAAAAATATCATCGGAGGACAACCTTAA
- a CDS encoding lecithin retinol acyltransferase family protein produces MSHTIDESKIPEPPVGSHLLSPRTGFNHHGIYIGNGRVVHYSGMARTLTHKDIVRLPGLIRYGCIVKTSIKRFCDGHGFRVIEHPHAKFTGEAVVERAKKRLYERSYYLYSNNCEHFVNWCIDDTFKSPAVTRILIGFATLGFLIHALGISKLTRKMPMWARVLLSGASASIGSFIIAHFTLDALQPAEGIRGRERRNRYFGRVGTRCGLALAPLFAILGIRKDSKLSESLFPFFLPVFGGLSTYAAFRLKDTLERDQLRKVRRRKEELEAMKSVEDAE; encoded by the coding sequence ATGAGCCATACGATAGACGAATCCAAGATTCCTGAACCGCCAGTCGGTTCGCACTTGCTTTCCCCACGGACGGGGTTTAACCATCACGGCATTTACATTGGAAATGGCCGAGTCGTCCACTATTCGGGAATGGCCCGCACGCTCACGCACAAGGACATTGTGCGTCTTCCGGGCCTTATCCGCTACGGTTGCATTGTCAAGACTTCGATCAAGCGTTTTTGCGACGGTCACGGTTTTCGCGTGATTGAACATCCGCATGCCAAGTTTACGGGTGAAGCGGTGGTGGAGCGTGCCAAAAAACGCCTGTATGAACGCTCCTATTATTTATACAGCAATAACTGCGAGCATTTTGTGAACTGGTGCATTGACGATACGTTCAAGAGCCCTGCTGTTACACGTATTTTGATCGGCTTTGCAACGCTCGGATTTTTGATTCACGCGCTCGGCATTTCCAAGCTGACTCGTAAAATGCCGATGTGGGCGCGCGTTCTTTTGAGCGGAGCTTCGGCTTCGATCGGTTCGTTTATCATTGCGCACTTTACGCTCGACGCTTTGCAGCCTGCTGAAGGGATTCGCGGTCGAGAACGCCGCAACCGTTACTTTGGCCGTGTCGGTACGCGCTGCGGTCTCGCGCTGGCTCCGCTTTTTGCCATTTTGGGTATTCGCAAGGATTCCAAACTTTCGGAAAGCCTTTTCCCGTTTTTCCTTCCTGTATTTGGAGGCTTGAGCACTTATGCCGCCTTCCGCTTAAAGGATACGTTAGAACGCGATCAGCTTCGCAAGGTTCGCCGTCGAAAGGAGGAGTTGGAAGCGATGAAGTCGGTGGAAGACGCCGAGTGA
- a CDS encoding Gfo/Idh/MocA family protein: MFKIAFIGGGINSAIGEVHRAASQMDGFFKLVAGAFSTHDAVNRATAETWGVSLERTYADYKDLLAKEKGKLDAVVILTPTDFHKDIIVDALRAGFHVVSEKSLATSVQEGEEIAKVIAETKGFFCTTYNYTGYPMVRELKQFIEDGKLGKIQQVQVEMPQEGFMRLGVQGEPPKPQAWRLKDTVIPKISLDLGSHLHNMVYFLTGERPERIVADQSTFGLFPQIVDNVGALAKYTNGVRAQIWFSKTALGNRNGLRIRVYGSEGSAEWFQLEPETLKTCDLRGHVSLCDRTGEVKIANQPRYNRFKAGHPAGFIEAFANYYEDIADCLSQFQKTGTFKSKYVCGIKTSLEGLAMMQAAAKSAQTDKWENV; the protein is encoded by the coding sequence ATGTTCAAGATTGCTTTTATCGGTGGTGGAATTAACTCTGCAATTGGCGAAGTGCATCGCGCGGCGAGTCAGATGGATGGCTTTTTTAAGCTGGTCGCCGGCGCATTCAGCACGCATGATGCGGTGAATCGTGCAACGGCAGAGACTTGGGGCGTTTCTTTGGAGCGTACCTATGCGGATTATAAAGATCTTTTAGCGAAGGAAAAGGGAAAGCTCGACGCGGTCGTGATCCTTACTCCGACGGATTTTCATAAAGACATTATTGTCGATGCTTTGCGCGCAGGTTTTCACGTTGTCAGTGAAAAATCCTTGGCGACGAGCGTTCAAGAGGGCGAAGAAATTGCAAAGGTGATTGCAGAAACCAAAGGCTTCTTTTGCACCACGTACAATTATACAGGTTACCCGATGGTCCGCGAACTCAAGCAGTTCATTGAAGACGGTAAGCTGGGTAAAATTCAGCAGGTGCAAGTCGAAATGCCGCAGGAAGGCTTTATGCGTTTGGGCGTTCAAGGCGAACCTCCTAAACCGCAGGCGTGGCGTTTAAAGGATACGGTCATTCCGAAAATTTCTCTGGATCTTGGCAGTCATTTGCACAATATGGTTTACTTTTTAACGGGTGAACGTCCGGAGCGCATTGTGGCTGATCAATCGACTTTTGGGCTTTTCCCGCAGATCGTGGATAACGTCGGAGCGCTTGCCAAGTACACGAATGGTGTTCGCGCCCAGATTTGGTTCAGCAAAACAGCTCTTGGAAACCGCAACGGTTTGCGCATCCGCGTTTACGGCAGCGAAGGCAGTGCGGAATGGTTCCAGCTCGAACCGGAAACGCTCAAAACCTGTGACTTGCGCGGTCATGTGAGCTTGTGCGATCGCACGGGTGAAGTGAAAATTGCAAACCAGCCACGTTACAACCGCTTTAAGGCGGGGCATCCGGCCGGGTTCATCGAAGCCTTTGCAAACTATTACGAAGACATTGCGGATTGCCTTTCGCAGTTCCAAAAAACGGGAACCTTTAAAAGCAAATATGTTTGCGGAATCAAGACGTCTCTCGAAGGTCTTGCAATGATGCAGGCCGCAGCAAAGTCGGCGCAAACAGACAAGTGGGAAAACGTTTAA
- a CDS encoding glycosyltransferase family 2 protein, giving the protein MTLLSFVLPCYRSENTIETVVNEIRTTVKNRNAESKDGRTFDYEIVLVNDCSPDDVWGKIKQLACADKKIKGICLAKNFGQHNALMAGYAEATGDYVISLDDDGQTPASESFKLVDKLEEGFDVVYGYYEHSAQHLFRRFGSWVNKKMAEAIIGQPKTLKTTSFFIMKQFIAKEIVQYPNPFPYISGLVFRATQNLGNVAVSHRHRLQGESGYTIAGLIGLWVNGFTAFSVKPLRAATFIGILCAIIGFAAGLFVIYEKITVAAAPIGYASLLSTLLFVGGMIMFLLGLIGEYVGRVYICINQAPQYVIREKV; this is encoded by the coding sequence TTGACTTTACTTTCTTTTGTGCTTCCCTGCTACCGTAGCGAAAATACGATTGAAACCGTCGTAAACGAAATTCGCACTACCGTAAAAAATCGAAACGCAGAATCCAAAGACGGACGCACGTTCGACTACGAAATCGTCTTGGTAAACGATTGCAGCCCGGACGACGTTTGGGGTAAAATCAAGCAGCTCGCATGCGCAGATAAAAAAATCAAGGGCATTTGCCTTGCAAAAAATTTTGGACAGCACAACGCCCTGATGGCAGGCTACGCAGAAGCCACAGGCGATTACGTAATCAGTCTCGATGATGACGGACAGACTCCGGCAAGCGAAAGCTTTAAATTGGTCGATAAACTTGAAGAAGGCTTTGACGTTGTTTACGGCTATTATGAACATTCCGCTCAGCACCTGTTCCGCCGATTCGGAAGCTGGGTCAACAAAAAGATGGCGGAAGCGATCATCGGGCAGCCGAAAACTTTGAAGACGACGAGCTTCTTTATTATGAAGCAATTCATCGCAAAAGAGATTGTGCAGTACCCGAATCCATTCCCGTACATCAGCGGGCTCGTTTTTAGAGCGACCCAAAATTTGGGGAACGTCGCCGTAAGCCATCGCCACCGTTTGCAAGGCGAATCCGGCTATACAATCGCCGGATTGATTGGACTTTGGGTAAACGGTTTTACCGCCTTCTCTGTAAAACCTTTGCGCGCCGCCACGTTCATCGGCATCCTTTGCGCGATCATTGGATTTGCCGCAGGCCTTTTTGTAATCTACGAAAAAATAACGGTCGCAGCTGCGCCGATCGGTTACGCAAGCCTTCTCTCGACACTTTTGTTTGTCGGCGGCATGATCATGTTCCTGCTCGGTCTCATCGGCGAATACGTGGGGCGCGTTTATATTTGCATCAATCAGGCTCCGCAGTACGTGATTCGGGAAAAGGTTTAA
- a CDS encoding PTS sugar transporter subunit IIA → MRLSERCADNSVIINAKGSTKEEILNELVDTLCASYKLEHRDEIFDAVWKREQTRSTGIGCGLAVPHAKIDYVDRMCMVAATVEEGIDFDAMDNEPVHLLILIVSPGNTVGPHLKALSSVSRILANAEVRKDLIDSKNQVDFLDILGKAEDKYL, encoded by the coding sequence ATGCGTCTTTCTGAACGATGTGCTGACAACAGCGTGATCATCAATGCCAAGGGTTCGACCAAGGAAGAAATCCTGAACGAACTCGTGGATACGCTTTGCGCTTCTTACAAGCTCGAACATCGCGACGAAATCTTTGATGCTGTCTGGAAACGTGAACAGACTCGCTCTACAGGTATCGGTTGTGGATTGGCGGTGCCGCATGCGAAGATTGACTATGTGGATCGTATGTGCATGGTGGCTGCTACGGTGGAAGAGGGCATCGATTTTGATGCAATGGACAATGAACCGGTCCATTTGCTCATTTTGATCGTGAGCCCGGGCAATACGGTCGGTCCGCATCTCAAGGCTTTGTCCTCGGTGAGCCGTATCCTTGCCAACGCCGAAGTCCGCAAGGACTTGATTGATTCCAAGAATCAGGTCGATTTCCTTGATATCTTGGGCAAGGCCGAAGACAAGTATCTGTAA
- a CDS encoding ATP-grasp domain-containing protein has protein sequence MCKKILLLGGSHAEIPLIQAAHELGWYVITTGNNRDGLGHAYADKNVFEDFSDHEKMLALAKAEGVDRVCSGCNDFALLSTAYVCEKLGLPGHDSYETSLEIHHKDRYRALATRLNIPTPKALSVHNAKEFEIALQTLTFPVIVKPVDLTGGKGVHRADNAEEARAAYANALSRTRKDYVVVEEFVVGTNHGFSAYLQNQKITFYFADNEQYFLNKYMVSGANTPTTTSVHGQKLLCEYSERIAKELKLVNGILHIQYIEKSDGTPVIIEICRRPPGDLYIKFVQYATGVDYPKMLIQAETGEACTESLPSLGTPPKPFLRHCIMAAQKGTVQDVTFAPELQKNIVEKFLWYKKGEPITDPLYYKAGIVFMKFTSPEEMQTLTEKMTDLVKVQTEMNCSLRITI, from the coding sequence ATGTGTAAAAAAATACTTCTTTTAGGCGGCAGTCATGCCGAAATTCCCTTAATCCAAGCTGCACACGAATTGGGCTGGTACGTGATTACTACGGGGAACAATCGCGATGGACTAGGTCACGCCTACGCGGATAAAAACGTTTTTGAAGATTTCTCCGATCACGAAAAGATGCTCGCCCTTGCGAAAGCCGAAGGCGTTGATCGAGTCTGCTCCGGCTGCAACGATTTCGCTTTGCTGAGCACCGCTTATGTTTGCGAAAAATTAGGCTTGCCCGGTCATGATTCTTACGAGACCAGCCTCGAAATTCACCACAAAGACAGGTACCGCGCCCTCGCTACGCGATTAAACATTCCGACGCCGAAAGCGCTCTCGGTTCACAATGCAAAAGAATTTGAAATCGCGCTTCAAACGCTCACTTTTCCTGTCATCGTAAAACCGGTGGATCTCACGGGCGGTAAAGGCGTTCACCGAGCCGACAATGCGGAAGAAGCCCGTGCCGCATACGCAAACGCTTTGAGCCGCACCCGGAAAGACTATGTCGTTGTCGAGGAATTTGTCGTCGGCACGAACCACGGGTTTTCCGCTTACTTGCAAAATCAAAAAATCACATTCTACTTTGCGGACAATGAACAGTATTTTTTGAACAAGTATATGGTGAGCGGTGCAAATACCCCGACGACCACAAGTGTGCACGGACAAAAGCTTCTTTGCGAATACAGCGAGCGCATTGCGAAAGAGCTAAAGCTGGTCAATGGAATTTTGCACATCCAGTATATTGAAAAATCGGATGGAACGCCGGTGATCATCGAAATTTGCCGCCGTCCGCCGGGAGATTTGTACATCAAATTCGTGCAGTATGCGACGGGAGTCGATTACCCGAAAATGCTTATTCAGGCGGAAACAGGAGAAGCTTGCACGGAATCTTTGCCGTCTCTCGGAACGCCGCCCAAACCGTTTTTACGTCACTGCATTATGGCGGCGCAAAAAGGTACGGTTCAAGATGTGACCTTTGCTCCTGAACTTCAAAAGAATATTGTTGAAAAATTCCTGTGGTACAAAAAAGGCGAGCCGATCACTGACCCGCTTTATTACAAGGCAGGAATCGTCTTTATGAAGTTCACTTCTCCCGAAGAAATGCAGACCCTGACGGAGAAAATGACGGACTTGGTGAAAGTCCAAACGGAAATGAATTGCTCGTTGAGAATTACGATTTGA
- a CDS encoding type I 3-dehydroquinate dehydratase has protein sequence MQLFAGIIDPETLLAKSAALCTALEIRYDLFLERGASLEDLTALSKRVRNLYPKAFQIGTIRLKRDGGMFSDAHAQDRDRYLNAILSNVDRPNVVDIEVEELETLLPKVRPVLRSTGTKFLVSHHDFLKVPSVSELEAWIEQAKAAGANGYKTACMSTAAGDFDEIYPLIEQESKNFELFSLFAMGASGQESRVKSLLFGANITYCSIGKAVAPGQLSVEDALNQYKKLAKNR, from the coding sequence ATGCAACTCTTTGCTGGCATTATCGACCCTGAAACGCTGCTTGCGAAATCCGCCGCGCTTTGCACGGCGCTCGAAATTCGCTATGATCTTTTTTTGGAACGCGGAGCTTCGCTTGAAGATTTGACCGCTCTTTCGAAGCGTGTTCGAAACCTTTACCCCAAAGCTTTCCAGATAGGCACGATCCGCCTCAAGCGCGACGGGGGAATGTTCTCGGATGCGCACGCCCAAGACCGCGACCGCTACTTGAACGCGATCCTTTCGAACGTCGACCGTCCGAACGTGGTGGACATCGAAGTCGAAGAGCTCGAAACCTTGCTTCCCAAGGTGCGGCCGGTTCTTAGATCGACCGGGACAAAGTTTCTTGTTTCGCATCATGATTTCTTGAAGGTGCCGTCCGTTTCGGAATTAGAGGCTTGGATTGAACAGGCAAAGGCCGCCGGCGCAAACGGTTACAAGACCGCCTGCATGAGTACCGCCGCCGGCGATTTTGATGAAATTTATCCGCTGATCGAGCAGGAGTCGAAGAACTTTGAACTGTTCTCGCTCTTTGCCATGGGAGCCTCTGGACAGGAGTCCCGAGTGAAAAGTTTGCTTTTTGGGGCAAACATCACCTACTGTTCCATCGGTAAAGCGGTCGCTCCGGGGCAACTTTCGGTCGAAGATGCCCTGAATCAGTACAAAAAACTTGCAAAAAATCGCTAA
- a CDS encoding TonB-dependent receptor, whose amino-acid sequence MNAPHARFFACALISATLGIPSVFAADSASVQNLGTSEILSGLKEAPFTESPDFITIDSKAWEGKSLSAGELLSKEAGIQLQKLGGMGSFETVSVRGASAKTVLICIDGIPVQDAGGGAVSLGGMDLNQFERVEIYKNYAPAKFGGNAIGGVINFVSKPEASNRNRLLASYGSHNSYELSYALTHKLSDRLKLSSQAGFRHSDNDYEYLDRNDTKYNTEDDTVRTRQNADYSQFSGTHSLRYMHSGHSFSSWIVTHSNEWGGNPGKENNQTYVAGFENSLLQAKYLWESPYTDAWRLEAGAAGKVEKAVSHSYFPLDRLGYTYNGYMEYGAISYTARPELRLFFEPFHCPYKIHGGLHLTGDFERVENRDNNQIASRYDWHLEKAQGDLAAEFGISPNSLLTFDLNLSGRGDYIHRSRGVLFNAVNRDTLPSAKKKHLYWAARTAALFGKEEWPVQGFASVARYFRAPQMLELYGVYQNVLSNPNLKAETGLNWEVGFRFAENRFKNTLQVLYFETRSKDGITWVTSGSLVKPLNMDKALTRGVEFEWSNRTFRFLDLSFKGTVQNPRDLSSAKYYNDKYLPNEPVFSEHLICTWHLPFQIDLTGELHYRSKTYCDRANKESVDSETLLHASVSKTFKTKTRFTFAVNNITDEDHQNIYDSYPKPGREYKATIIQDF is encoded by the coding sequence ATGAACGCACCTCATGCGCGTTTTTTTGCGTGTGCGCTGATTTCGGCGACGCTTGGCATTCCAAGTGTTTTTGCTGCCGATAGTGCGAGCGTTCAAAATCTCGGCACATCTGAAATTTTAAGCGGCTTAAAAGAAGCTCCCTTCACCGAAAGCCCGGACTTTATCACGATTGATTCCAAGGCGTGGGAAGGCAAGAGCCTTTCTGCGGGGGAACTCCTTTCGAAAGAAGCGGGCATTCAGCTGCAAAAGCTCGGCGGCATGGGAAGCTTTGAAACGGTCTCCGTACGCGGCGCTTCCGCAAAGACAGTCCTCATCTGCATCGACGGGATTCCTGTGCAAGATGCGGGTGGCGGAGCGGTTTCGCTCGGCGGCATGGACCTGAACCAATTTGAACGCGTCGAGATATACAAGAATTATGCGCCAGCCAAATTCGGCGGTAACGCGATCGGCGGTGTTATCAACTTTGTATCCAAGCCCGAAGCTTCGAACCGTAACCGTTTGCTTGCAAGCTACGGCAGTCACAACAGCTACGAACTTTCGTATGCGCTCACGCACAAATTGAGCGACCGCTTAAAACTTTCGAGCCAAGCAGGGTTCCGCCACAGCGATAACGACTACGAATATTTGGACCGCAATGACACCAAGTACAACACGGAAGACGATACGGTTCGCACCCGTCAAAACGCCGACTATTCCCAGTTCTCCGGCACGCATTCTTTGCGCTACATGCACAGCGGACATTCCTTTTCGAGCTGGATCGTCACGCATTCAAACGAATGGGGCGGAAATCCAGGCAAGGAAAACAACCAGACTTACGTCGCCGGTTTTGAAAATTCCCTGTTGCAGGCGAAGTACCTATGGGAATCCCCGTACACGGACGCCTGGCGATTGGAAGCAGGGGCTGCGGGCAAAGTCGAAAAGGCCGTTTCGCATTCGTATTTTCCGTTGGACCGTCTGGGTTACACTTATAACGGTTACATGGAATACGGTGCAATCTCGTACACGGCACGTCCGGAACTGCGACTGTTCTTTGAACCGTTCCACTGTCCGTACAAGATTCACGGCGGTTTGCATTTAACAGGCGATTTTGAACGCGTGGAAAACCGCGACAACAATCAGATCGCTTCACGGTACGACTGGCACTTGGAAAAGGCGCAGGGCGACCTTGCAGCGGAATTCGGAATTTCTCCGAACAGCCTTTTGACTTTTGACCTGAATCTTTCGGGACGCGGCGATTACATTCACAGGTCTCGGGGCGTTCTTTTTAACGCGGTGAACCGTGACACGCTTCCGAGTGCGAAAAAAAAGCATTTGTATTGGGCGGCAAGAACTGCGGCCCTTTTCGGAAAAGAAGAATGGCCGGTGCAAGGTTTTGCCTCTGTCGCCCGTTACTTTAGGGCGCCGCAGATGCTTGAGCTTTACGGCGTATACCAAAACGTTCTTTCGAATCCGAATTTGAAAGCGGAAACCGGTTTGAACTGGGAAGTAGGATTCCGTTTTGCAGAAAACCGTTTTAAGAATACGTTGCAGGTTCTGTACTTTGAAACGCGTTCCAAAGACGGCATTACCTGGGTCACAAGCGGAAGCCTTGTCAAGCCTTTGAATATGGACAAAGCTCTCACCCGTGGCGTCGAATTTGAATGGAGCAATCGGACATTCCGATTCTTGGATTTGAGTTTCAAGGGAACCGTGCAAAATCCACGAGACCTTTCCAGCGCCAAGTATTACAACGATAAGTATCTGCCAAACGAACCTGTTTTCAGCGAACATTTGATTTGCACTTGGCACTTGCCGTTCCAAATCGATTTGACCGGCGAACTGCATTACCGCAGTAAAACCTATTGCGACCGCGCGAACAAGGAAAGCGTCGACAGCGAAACCCTTTTGCATGCGAGCGTTTCCAAAACGTTCAAAACCAAAACGCGTTTCACATTTGCGGTAAACAACATCACCGATGAAGACCATCAAAACATTTATGATTCTTACCCGAAGCCCGGGCGAGAATACAAGGCGACCATCATTCAAGATTTTTAA
- a CDS encoding ABC transporter permease: protein MTEGQNNWTTVIKPKTSLLNVDFHELWQYRDLYRMFVKRDIVTWYKQTILGPLWFFIQPIMTTIMFMVVFGGIAKISTDGLPQPLFYLAGICLWQYFAESLNQTSKTFIDNANVFGKVYFPRLVVPMATVTSNLVRLAIQMGLFFLVFAYYMFFTDAPVHPNLYLLLTPILILILAALALGFGVLFSSLTTKYRDLTFLLTFIVQLWMYATPVIYPLSTIENPKLKLLMQANPLTSIMETFKFGMLGVGEFSWAALGYSAGFAALLLALGVIVFNHIQRTFMDTV from the coding sequence ATGACAGAAGGGCAGAACAACTGGACAACCGTCATCAAGCCGAAAACGAGTCTGTTGAACGTCGACTTTCACGAACTCTGGCAATACCGCGATTTGTACCGCATGTTCGTCAAGCGCGACATTGTGACGTGGTACAAGCAGACAATCCTTGGACCGCTTTGGTTCTTTATCCAGCCGATTATGACGACGATTATGTTCATGGTTGTTTTCGGCGGGATTGCAAAGATCAGTACCGACGGACTTCCGCAACCGCTGTTCTATTTGGCGGGAATCTGCCTTTGGCAGTATTTTGCCGAAAGCCTGAACCAGACCAGCAAAACGTTCATCGATAACGCGAATGTTTTTGGAAAGGTTTATTTTCCGCGTTTGGTTGTTCCCATGGCGACCGTGACGAGCAATCTGGTGCGCCTTGCGATTCAGATGGGGCTCTTCTTTTTGGTGTTCGCGTATTACATGTTTTTTACCGATGCGCCTGTGCACCCGAACCTGTATTTGCTTTTGACGCCAATTCTGATTTTAATTCTCGCCGCGCTTGCACTCGGATTCGGTGTGCTGTTCAGCAGCCTCACGACCAAATACCGCGACCTTACTTTTTTGCTGACTTTTATTGTGCAACTTTGGATGTACGCAACGCCCGTGATTTACCCGCTCAGCACCATCGAAAATCCCAAGCTCAAATTGCTGATGCAGGCGAATCCGCTCACAAGCATCATGGAAACGTTCAAGTTCGGCATGCTTGGCGTCGGCGAATTCAGCTGGGCCGCACTCGGCTACAGCGCAGGCTTTGCGGCTTTGCTTCTCGCCTTAGGCGTGATTGTCTTCAACCACATTCAGCGCACGTTTATGGACACGGTTTAA
- the rffA gene encoding dTDP-4-amino-4,6-dideoxygalactose transaminase, producing MSIRIPFNKPPFVGSEIEYVRAAVESGRICGDGQFNQKCHKWLQEHTGTSKALLTTSCTHALEMAAFLCDILPGDEVIMPSFTFVSTADAFAMRGAKCVFVDIRPDTMNLDEKKIEEAITPKTRAIVPVHYAGVSCEMDTINAIAKKHHLFVVEDAAQGMMATYKGRALGNLGDFGCYSYHETKNYSMGEGGALLIRDSKFADRAEIIREKGTNRVQFHRGEVDKYTWVELGSSYLPSELNAAYLYAELEQAKRIFDNRMASWNAYYERLEPLQKKGLIELPKIPEECKHNAHMFYIKMPDLEGRTKMIAHLVKHEILAVFHYVPLHNAPAGKRFGRFSGVDAFTTRESNRLLRLPMFYGLKLDDLDFVCDKIHAFF from the coding sequence ATGAGCATTCGCATTCCTTTTAACAAACCGCCGTTTGTCGGTTCCGAAATTGAGTATGTACGTGCGGCTGTCGAAAGTGGTCGCATTTGTGGCGATGGACAGTTCAATCAAAAGTGCCACAAATGGTTACAGGAACATACGGGAACTTCTAAGGCGCTGCTGACGACGAGCTGTACACATGCGCTTGAAATGGCGGCGTTCCTTTGCGATATTTTACCGGGTGACGAAGTGATTATGCCTTCGTTCACTTTCGTTTCGACGGCGGACGCTTTTGCGATGCGCGGTGCGAAGTGCGTGTTTGTGGACATTCGCCCTGACACGATGAACCTTGACGAAAAAAAGATCGAAGAAGCGATTACGCCAAAGACCAGGGCGATTGTACCTGTGCATTATGCGGGTGTTTCCTGTGAAATGGATACAATCAACGCGATTGCGAAAAAGCACCACCTGTTTGTGGTCGAAGACGCGGCGCAAGGCATGATGGCGACTTACAAAGGCCGCGCTTTGGGAAATCTAGGCGACTTTGGCTGTTACAGCTATCATGAGACCAAGAATTACAGCATGGGCGAAGGCGGAGCGCTTTTGATTCGTGATTCGAAGTTTGCCGACCGTGCGGAAATCATCCGTGAAAAGGGAACGAACCGTGTGCAGTTCCACCGTGGCGAAGTCGATAAGTACACTTGGGTGGAACTCGGTTCGAGCTATTTGCCGAGCGAACTGAATGCGGCGTATTTGTATGCGGAACTGGAACAGGCGAAGCGTATTTTTGATAATCGCATGGCGAGCTGGAATGCGTATTACGAACGTTTGGAACCATTGCAGAAGAAGGGCTTGATTGAACTTCCGAAGATTCCGGAAGAATGTAAGCATAACGCGCATATGTTCTACATTAAGATGCCGGATCTTGAAGGGCGCACGAAGATGATCGCTCATCTGGTGAAACATGAAATCTTGGCGGTATTCCATTACGTGCCGCTGCACAATGCTCCGGCGGGAAAACGTTTTGGAAGATTCTCTGGCGTAGATGCATTTACCACGCGAGAAAGCAACCGCTTGCTACGCCTTCCGATGTTCTACGGCTTAAAATTAGACGATCTCGATTTTGTCTGCGACAAGATTCATGCGTTTTTCTGA